The sequence TCAGGAAGGTTTCCGGAGAGTGACCAAACATTCCGGTCCGGCGTTATCTACTCGGGGTAACCTGCGGGCAACGGTTCTATTGGGGTTACCTGCGGGCAACAATAACTATAAATGTTTCCGCGGTAACCTCtttgccgtgaacttaaaaccaccgcaaaatgcTTGCTTTGTTTTCTGtctgcctacccccttgtttcaacggCGAACTAAAAAAGAAACACCGCGAATTTTCTATTACgtcgaaattaaatccccgtgaacttaaaggcattcaCAGTATTTCCAATCCATACCCTGATACGCTCTGGGATATTGTTACCCTTTCGGGAAAGTTTGTTCCAAAATATGTTGATTCTTTAGCTATGAGGTTGGTGATTAGCTCAGTACCCATACTCAAGCCCTTGCCCGGAAGCAACGATACAAATAACGAAGGCAAATCATATATATTGCAAGTCATGTTTGTTGACCCTTTCGGAAATAAGGAAACTATATATATGGCATGCATGAAAAACTTACCATGCGCTGCCTACCATCCTGTGGTTATGCTAGTATATTCTTCTCTGCCGAAAATGCTGTTGATATCTTGTGCTGTTAACATAATTTTAGCTTGCAGTTTTACACTTTTATTAGGATTGTAAATATATCTTACAGAAAAAGTTGTAGTCAGAAGGGGGCAAATATGGTCTGTTGTTATGCTATGTCATGTTAGCTGTTGCTGTATTTATATTTGCCTAACTGTTCCTGTTAGATCGGTGATGACTACAGGTAACGTTAACTAAGTGCTTAATTAAGCTAATTTCAAAGGATCGTTGTGTCCTCGTTGTGACAAAGGACACCGTCACCTTGTAAACAAGATACCTTATTTGAATGACTTATCACGAACGTTTTTGTTTCAATGCTGAAGGTAAAAACACCGTCAATTTTTCCTAGGGAGGCATTCGGTGCCATGGTCTTGGAAATGACTTTATCTAATGGAAAAAAAAGCTAAAAGATGCGTTCTATACTATGGCTGAAGTGCTTAGTAAGTATGCTAGAGGGCGATTGGTTACACCAAGCGCCGTGCGTTGTATCATGGATAACATAAATGATATAGTTTATACATCGTTAAGTAATTCGACTCTGACTTATTGTAATCATGTCACCGTGAAATTGAGCAAATCGTATCATATTCAATGTCATAAAGAATTCGAAAATGTGACGCGAAAATTTACttttcaaaacatgttttgaatttctGATTTGATGGTTCTCCCTGTACACAATGACGCATTGCGcgaagggggtgaagtctaccATCTCTGTTTGCCTTGTTAAAGCCTGTTTTTTCTGCCTAAGAACCCGTCTAGTTTGTGCAGAGTTGATTgtccaccattgtttgatctgGGTGCACGTAGTCTTCGCCAGGCTGACACACGCTCATGTCCCACGTGTCCAACACGACCACGTCTGGATCCGCCCGGAACATCTCCCGTATCACCTCCGTGATCTGGTAAGCCAGCCAGTCGCTCCCTAGCAGGTAGAACTCCAGTTTTCCTTGCTCGTGCTCTCGCGTAGTTCCCGTTCTCATGAATACCCGTGTGCCGGGACCCCTGTGCATGAGACGATGTATGGCGTACCGTATGACATGTAGTCGCGACCGGAACATGTCCAGCGGCTCTGCGGTAAAGTGAGCCCATAGACTGAGGACTATTACCGTGTTTTGGCCTCCTCGAGTGGCGTCTAGCTCATCAGCAATATAACGGAAGTCATAAAAGATATTCCAAGTGCTGCCTTGTACGGGAAAGTGGTGGAACCGGTAGCGAACAGAGATGTTCCATTGGCCGTTGTCTCCTCCAAAAAGATGCGTCTGTTCAGCCAAGTTCGTGCGTTAGTGTGCATGCAACGGGGATATCCAAACAGACCGTTTGTATTgtcatgaaagttcatttgtgtcGGTGCACATCATCATGGAAAAGCTAGGATAAAACTGCACTCCAACAGAAGAATAAGCACCCACCAAAGTTTCGACAAGTTTTCGAACCGCGTGTCATGGAGAGGCCACCGTAAATCGCACGATGATCGCTGCCCGTATAGCCCTGAGATTATACCCAACGTCCCTATTTAGGGATGTGGTGACATTTCATGTTTTGTCACGTTTTTCTCGATGCTGGTCGGGTCTGTAAGTTCCTTTCTCAGTTCAGTCATTCATCAATCTGTTGATTAGCACTCACTTGCACTGTTGATATTGCACTTGAGCTTGTGACATTAACACCGTTTTCACATGGCAACGGTGTAACGTAAGGGGGAAGTTGTGTCAGGGGTGGGCAATGGCAAACTTGTTTTTAGATGGGAGAGAAAAGGCCATGGTCAATGAGAATGTTCACTCAGGAAATTCGTGATTCGAACCAACGTAAAATGCACTATGAACTACAAAACCAACAATGTAGCAAACTTTAAGTAAAGGCAATAGATTTTACTCCCCATACCTTCCCCGTGCTAGGATGGTTTAGTCCAAAATCACAGAAGGGCGGGCGTTACGGACGGTCGGACACGTCACTGAACGATGTATGTCACTCGTCGTAGTGAGCACACTGACATTTCATTAGTCAGCAATACTCACTACGAGACTAAAAGAAACACATTATTTCTAACAGTTGCCACAATTTCACCGACCTTTCGCCATTCACCGCGACTAAACGTACTAGTTTATACTTCCCCCGAGCCACCATCCTCACCGCCCCATGGCGGAGTAAATGTGAACTACaaacctagaactgaaatgtGTAACGGCTCTTTTTCAGCCCCATCTGTGGACAATAATGCTCATCTGCGGTCTTTTTAAAAGCTCACACTGATATGTTGATCAAAAGACGTAACGTTACCAGCACTgagctgcaaaaaaaaaagacacaagcactcAGCACCCTTTAacattttttcaaactttattgggGAATTGATACTGAGTATCCCCTCCCATTGTTTGCCACCGTACTTAAATCCGTTTAGTGGTGGGAGCGGGGTGGCGAGACTTGTACTGATCCAAGGCCTTCTGTGCGATCTCCTGTCCGGCCTGCGTCATGTCGAACATGGTGAGCGGGCTGTCCAGCGAGAAGGTGTAGGTCTCTCCGAACAGCGTGACCGTGACCGTGGAGCTGGTGTAACCTCCGACTGTCGCGTCAAAGGAGCTTCCGTCAACCAGAACCTGGACAGGACAAAAGTTCAAGATGTAGATTCGTTTATCTTAACCACAACAACGTTACCTTCATTATACGCAGGGCAACAGTtccccaagcaactggataaaatgtggaaacggtcagacgttttagactaGTCACGGACGAAAGATAGAGGATGCTGTATGAATCGTCTGACCTTTTCCAAattctatctagttgcttgaataactgttaccttgcgtgtCTTATTGCATTGACTCGTGTTTAACCTTCACGTAACGTAACATTATGTTTTCTTTGTGGCGAGTATGATAAATAAGGCAGCaagatggtcttgtggttagggttgttgacttagaatctacaGGTTTTGGGGTTGAATCACTAGCAggccccgatgctgtgcccttaggaaaggcacatTACATCTATTTTCTCACTTTACTCTGGTGAAAACGAGTACCTAGGGCATCCTCTTGGATGGAACGTAAAGTcggaggtcctgtgtttaagGAGAACCATCTATCTTGAGCACGTCAAAGAAGTCACCACACTTCTCGAAAAAGGGTACGGGCCTTTCCCGGTTCGAGAGGATCGAACCATACGCAGCTTGTAACTATGATGTGTCAGCGAACGTACCTGGTCAATGACGTAGTTCTGGTTCTGTGGGGGCATGGTGGTTACCCAGTAGTGCTGCTGTACGGAGCCTTGGTAGTCAGCCATGGCCGCCTGGAATGCACTGCAGTCTGGTGAAAGAAAGCACAGCACCGTCACATAAAGAACCAAACCTGTTATGATTGCTATGAGTAACTGtccgtgaacagtttcatcagaaTGGTATGTCGTTGAAATAATAAACTTCTCTGTACACAACCGAATGTTTCATTCAAGGGCGActtttcggtgaccgtctgtcaccttcctcatcaAGGCAAAACCACTTGGccgtgtacaaagaactttgttatcctaTGAGTGACTGTGTTTAATATGAATTACTTACACCCACTTTGCGCCAAAAGCACGGAATACTTACACTGTTGCTCCATACTCTTTGTGTCACTAGTACGGACTACTTACACTTTTGCTCTCGCCACTTTGTGTTACTAGTACGACCTACTTACACTGTTGCTCAAGACCCTTTCTCTCACTAGTACAGAATACTTACATTATGCTCCAGACCCTTTCACTAATACGGAATACTTACACTGTTGCTCCAGACCATTTCTCTCACTAGTACGGACTACTTACACTGTTGCTCCAGACCCTTTCTCTCACTAGTACGGATTACTTACACTGTTGCTCCAGCCAATTTGTCTCACTAGTACGGACTACTTACACTGTTTCTCCAGTCCACTTTGTACGGACTACTTACACTGTTGCTCCAGCCATTTTGTGTCGCAGACGTTTCCGCAGGACGAGGCGTACAGCAGACAGGCGTTGCCACCCTCATTCTGAAGCTGGGCACAAGTTGGTTCACTGCGCACCTGGCGTTTGACGTGGTACTGCAGAATGGCATTCCTCACCCGACGATCTGCATGGACACCACAAattcaaaaatgcaaaaaaacatcCTTCCCCTACTAAACCCAGTTTTCTGATCCCCACACACCAACACTAGCAAACGCGTCGGACATGTCGCAAGATCCATATCATATACATGCATAAAGTAAATCTATATTAGTGAAACAGTGCAATTAAAGCATGTGCTTGAGAAGGCCAGAAATCAAACTCACTGAAAAGACCGCCAAGAAGGCTCCCGATGCCCTCTACAGCGCCTCCGATGGTGCCGAAGAAACCGTCGACGAGGGAACTGCCAACGTCTCCGATACCACTGAGGATGCTGCCGCCGACGCCGAGTACCGCCTCGCCCAACGAGCCAGCAACGTCCTTTAGTATGAGGTAAAGCTCATTACTATTTCAGATACAAGCTACTTAGTTGACAATCAATAtgccactctccaagcagaggagtgggcccGGCAGGGTTTTGACGTGttcttaggcgtttttgtcgggctttctactttgtcatgttttttttgtctagccaaccc comes from Branchiostoma lanceolatum isolate klBraLanc5 chromosome 2, klBraLanc5.hap2, whole genome shotgun sequence and encodes:
- the LOC136428063 gene encoding uncharacterized protein isoform X1 — its product is MFKLLALTLLVCSAFGVPSVRRQAGLISLPDSNIGLLREAGLSLLQDEIISAGNSLVHSAKLVNETQAVCTNIIESYLQGSCKLCVENKCQEKAETCSPGLWAFLLQQVEGFFNFNVDALLGAFNVASGLPDFVADVFHLDEVSNLFVDVGTDALNTVQTVGNVFGEVGGSVLDVGTGIWDGVTDVAGSLGEAVLGVGGSILSGIGDVGSSLVDGFFGTIGGAVEGIGSLLGGLFNRRVRNAILQYHVKRQVRSEPTCAQLQNEGGNACLLYASSCGNVCDTKWLEQQYCSAFQAAMADYQGSVQQHYWVTTMPPQNQNYVIDQVLVDGSSFDATVGGYTSSTVTVTLFGETYTFSLDSPLTMFDMTQAGQEIAQKALDQYKSRHPAPTTKRI